One genomic segment of Salinigranum rubrum includes these proteins:
- a CDS encoding MmgE/PrpD family protein, whose translation MSSLSHELAAHVDRVSFDDFDEAVLDITSDLLLDTVGCSIGAFTSPPSKALRAEYGDHRGTAGATVVGTDVDVPVETAGLINGTMARYLDYNDCYMATGGACHPSDHIMPLLSVAQSEGATGRDLAEAIVVAYEVECSGLDQATVRERGFDYAAWGPYSSAAAVGKLMGLSRDELVDAFGIAGASNAPLYITRRGDVSMWKGLAHPYVTHNAIQACQMARAGITGPTEVFEGDYGFQAVVSDNDLDFSERPTGDEYRILETGIKYFATGYYIHSPLTGALELVDEHDIAPDDIDAIHVDIFETAAKALATPEKWGTDQTRETADHSIPYSVAVGIVDGEVTPRQFEPDRLRGPDVHAVMEKITVSEDPDLTEYRRDHPRHIPSVTTITVDGTEYRSRVDAPLGHAERPMSDEQLDGKFRALCDGLLADEQMERVMALSADLPDLDTVDPLLDALVV comes from the coding sequence ATGAGTTCACTCAGCCACGAACTGGCGGCGCACGTCGACCGAGTCTCGTTCGACGACTTCGACGAGGCGGTACTCGACATCACCAGCGACCTGCTGCTCGACACGGTCGGCTGTAGCATCGGCGCGTTCACCAGCCCCCCGTCGAAGGCGCTCCGCGCGGAGTACGGCGACCACCGCGGGACGGCAGGCGCAACCGTCGTCGGCACGGACGTCGACGTCCCCGTCGAGACCGCGGGACTGATCAACGGGACGATGGCCCGGTATCTCGACTACAACGACTGCTACATGGCCACCGGCGGGGCGTGTCACCCGAGCGACCACATCATGCCGCTCCTGTCGGTCGCTCAGAGCGAGGGGGCGACCGGGCGTGACCTCGCCGAAGCCATCGTCGTCGCGTACGAGGTCGAGTGCTCGGGGCTCGACCAGGCGACCGTCCGCGAGCGTGGGTTCGACTACGCCGCGTGGGGACCCTATTCGAGCGCGGCCGCGGTCGGGAAACTGATGGGGCTGTCGCGCGACGAACTCGTCGACGCGTTCGGTATCGCGGGCGCGTCGAACGCCCCGCTGTACATCACCCGCCGTGGCGACGTCTCGATGTGGAAGGGGCTCGCCCACCCGTACGTCACGCACAACGCCATCCAGGCCTGTCAGATGGCCCGGGCCGGCATCACCGGCCCGACCGAGGTGTTCGAGGGCGACTACGGCTTTCAGGCGGTCGTCTCCGACAACGACCTCGACTTCAGCGAACGGCCCACCGGCGACGAGTACCGCATCCTCGAAACCGGCATCAAGTACTTCGCCACCGGCTACTACATCCACTCGCCGCTGACGGGGGCGCTCGAACTCGTCGACGAGCACGACATCGCGCCCGACGACATCGACGCGATACACGTCGACATCTTCGAGACGGCGGCGAAGGCGCTCGCCACCCCGGAGAAGTGGGGGACGGACCAGACCCGCGAGACGGCGGACCACAGCATCCCCTACAGCGTTGCCGTCGGCATCGTCGACGGCGAGGTGACGCCTCGACAGTTCGAACCGGACCGCCTCCGCGGCCCCGACGTCCACGCGGTGATGGAGAAGATCACCGTCTCCGAAGACCCGGACCTGACCGAGTACCGCCGGGACCACCCCCGACACATCCCCTCGGTGACGACCATCACCGTCGACGGGACCGAGTACCGGTCGCGGGTCGACGCGCCGCTCGGTCACGCGGAGCGCCCCATGAGCGACGAGCAACTCGACGGCAAGTTCCGGGCGCTCTGTGACGGTCTCCTCGCCGACGAACAGATGGAGCGCGTGATGGCGCTCTCCGCGGACCTCCCCGACCTCGATACGGTCGACCCGCTCCTCGACGCGCTGGTCGTCTGA
- a CDS encoding acyl-CoA dehydrogenase family protein encodes MQFQLTDEQRMIQQLAAQLADEEFADDAFTWEHEFPAANRDTLAEQGLLGIALPEAYGGGGYSVVEVLLAQEAVCRVCPDTAHVLSRASMGPPRVIAALGSDYLKERYLPRVCSGDLVMSVAISEAEAGSDAGAMETNATVDGDTVVIDGSKLWITKADVADAFLVYARFDDGNVGAVLVDKDAPGFSLGRGDENMAGHTQHELRMEGCEVPEENVLVYGGGESFKQLLVEFNVERCHNAMMSVGCGLNAFDKALDHARNRKQFDQPIADFQGVEWKFADMAMKLDAARLLIYRAAANAVDSAPSRLETSMAKVMGNEAGGFAVDEALQIHGATGYSKSSPLEYLYRWVRGWRIAGGTVEVQRNMIARDLKKHGLD; translated from the coding sequence ATGCAGTTTCAGCTCACGGACGAACAGCGGATGATACAGCAACTGGCCGCGCAACTGGCCGACGAGGAGTTCGCCGACGACGCGTTCACCTGGGAGCACGAGTTCCCCGCGGCGAACAGAGACACCCTCGCCGAACAGGGCCTGCTCGGCATCGCGCTCCCCGAGGCGTACGGCGGCGGCGGCTACTCCGTGGTAGAGGTCCTCCTCGCCCAGGAGGCGGTCTGTCGGGTCTGCCCAGACACCGCGCACGTCCTCTCGCGGGCGTCGATGGGGCCGCCGCGGGTCATCGCCGCGCTCGGGAGCGACTACCTGAAGGAGCGGTACCTCCCGCGGGTCTGCAGCGGCGACCTGGTCATGTCCGTGGCCATCTCGGAGGCCGAAGCCGGGTCCGACGCCGGGGCGATGGAGACGAACGCGACCGTCGACGGCGACACGGTCGTCATCGACGGCTCGAAGCTGTGGATCACCAAGGCCGACGTCGCCGACGCGTTCCTCGTCTACGCGCGGTTCGACGACGGGAACGTCGGCGCGGTCCTCGTCGACAAGGACGCCCCGGGCTTCTCGCTCGGACGCGGCGACGAGAACATGGCCGGGCACACCCAGCACGAACTCCGCATGGAGGGCTGTGAGGTCCCCGAGGAGAACGTCCTCGTCTACGGCGGTGGCGAGTCGTTCAAGCAGTTGCTCGTCGAGTTCAACGTCGAACGGTGTCACAACGCGATGATGTCGGTCGGTTGCGGCCTGAACGCCTTCGACAAGGCGCTGGACCACGCCCGGAATAGAAAACAGTTCGACCAGCCCATCGCCGACTTCCAGGGCGTCGAGTGGAAGTTCGCGGACATGGCGATGAAGCTCGACGCGGCCCGACTGCTCATCTACCGGGCGGCCGCCAACGCCGTCGACAGCGCGCCCTCCCGGCTGGAGACGTCGATGGCGAAGGTGATGGGCAACGAGGCCGGAGGGTTCGCCGTCGACGAGGCGTTGCAGATTCACGGCGCGACCGGCTACTCGAAGTCGAGTCCGCTGGAGTACCTCTACCGGTGGGTGCGCGGCTGGCGCATCGCCGGCGGCACGGTCGAGGTCCAGCGGAACATGATCGCGCGCGACCTGAAGAAGCACGGGCTGGACTGA
- a CDS encoding CaiB/BaiF CoA transferase family protein: MSQPLSGISVLDLGQIYQGGYSGLLLSYLGADVVKVEPPWGENVRSRSEDGKPPQVQYLNANKRGITLDLKSERGKRALKDLVAECDVLLENFATGKMAELGLGYDVLREVNPELVYAHGSGYGDHGPYAEYPAMDLTIQAMSGVIHTTGYPDQTPVKAGPAICDFIGAVHLALGIVSALFRREQSGEGDYVEVGMYDCMYPTLASPVSSWVARKDTPPRTGNKHSGLSIAPYNVYDADDGYVAIMCVSERHWEALATLMDRTDLVGVEGYDSKAARAARLDEIDALVEAWLDGQAKDDAVDVLLDAGVPCAPVQTVEEVIEDAHLRERGMVNDLPNQGEGRETVPVPGMPIKFAGVDDPEVTQAPLLGEHTEEVLAEIAGYTPEELAQLRGS; the protein is encoded by the coding sequence ATGTCACAGCCGCTGTCGGGTATCAGCGTTCTCGACCTCGGACAGATCTACCAGGGCGGGTACAGCGGGCTCTTGCTCTCGTATCTCGGTGCCGACGTCGTCAAGGTCGAACCGCCGTGGGGTGAGAACGTCCGGAGCCGGAGCGAGGACGGCAAACCGCCACAGGTGCAGTACCTCAACGCGAACAAGCGCGGCATCACGCTCGACCTCAAATCCGAACGGGGGAAACGAGCGTTGAAAGACCTCGTCGCGGAGTGTGACGTCCTCTTGGAGAACTTCGCGACCGGCAAGATGGCCGAACTGGGCCTGGGATACGACGTCCTCCGGGAGGTGAACCCGGAACTGGTCTACGCCCACGGGTCGGGTTACGGAGACCACGGCCCATACGCCGAGTATCCCGCGATGGACCTGACGATTCAGGCGATGAGCGGCGTCATCCACACGACCGGCTATCCGGACCAGACGCCCGTCAAGGCCGGGCCGGCAATCTGTGACTTCATCGGCGCGGTCCACCTCGCGCTCGGCATCGTGAGCGCTCTCTTCCGACGCGAGCAAAGTGGGGAGGGCGACTACGTCGAGGTCGGGATGTACGACTGCATGTACCCGACGCTCGCCTCGCCCGTCTCCTCGTGGGTCGCCCGCAAGGACACCCCGCCGCGGACCGGAAACAAACACTCCGGGCTCTCCATCGCGCCGTACAACGTCTACGACGCCGACGACGGCTACGTCGCCATCATGTGCGTCTCCGAGCGCCACTGGGAGGCGCTGGCGACGCTCATGGACCGCACGGACCTCGTCGGCGTCGAGGGCTACGACTCGAAGGCCGCTCGCGCGGCGCGACTCGACGAGATAGACGCGCTCGTCGAGGCGTGGCTCGACGGCCAGGCCAAGGACGACGCCGTGGACGTCCTGCTCGACGCGGGCGTTCCCTGCGCGCCGGTGCAGACGGTCGAGGAGGTCATCGAGGACGCACACCTCCGCGAGCGGGGCATGGTGAACGACCTCCCGAACCAGGGGGAGGGACGCGAGACGGTCCCCGTCCCGGGGATGCCGATCAAGTTCGCGGGCGTCGACGACCCCGAGGTGACGCAGGCACCCCTGCTGGGCGAGCACACCGAGGAGGTGCTCGCGGAGATTGCCGGCTACACCCCCGAGGAACTCGCTCAGCTTCGAGGCTCCTGA
- a CDS encoding enoyl-CoA hydratase/isomerase family protein, whose translation MAYEHIEYTVTAGRAEVVLDRPDVYNAFHPEMLVELNECLLDALADDDVYVIVLTGRGKGFCSGADVSGMDGREDRKNAFTYGAHLWKVQHVNRLLYFGSKPTIAAVNGPAVGAGCDFALACDLRVVAESAFFRTQFVNVGLAPADGGGWTLPRLVGEAKAKEYLLTGRDIEPADAADIGLVVDVVSDADLMDAARSLANEIRDKPATAVKNTKALVDVGQSFAEYAQEAHTRQYECVTDPEHREAVRAFGEGRAPEFDRPRE comes from the coding sequence ATGGCGTACGAGCATATCGAGTACACCGTCACGGCCGGGCGCGCAGAGGTCGTCCTCGACCGACCCGACGTGTACAACGCGTTCCACCCGGAGATGCTGGTCGAACTCAACGAGTGCCTCCTCGACGCCCTCGCGGACGACGACGTGTACGTCATCGTCCTCACGGGGCGGGGGAAGGGGTTCTGCAGCGGGGCGGACGTCTCGGGGATGGACGGCCGCGAGGACCGGAAGAACGCCTTCACCTACGGGGCGCACCTCTGGAAGGTCCAGCACGTCAACCGGCTCCTCTACTTCGGGTCGAAGCCGACCATCGCCGCGGTCAACGGTCCCGCGGTCGGGGCGGGCTGTGACTTCGCGCTCGCCTGTGACCTGCGGGTCGTGGCCGAGAGCGCGTTCTTCCGCACGCAGTTCGTCAACGTCGGGCTCGCCCCGGCCGACGGCGGCGGCTGGACGCTCCCGCGTCTGGTCGGCGAAGCCAAGGCCAAGGAGTACCTCCTGACGGGACGGGACATCGAACCGGCCGACGCCGCGGACATCGGACTCGTCGTCGACGTGGTCTCCGACGCGGACCTCATGGACGCGGCGCGCTCGCTGGCGAACGAAATCCGCGACAAGCCGGCGACAGCCGTCAAAAACACGAAGGCGCTCGTCGACGTCGGCCAGTCGTTCGCCGAGTACGCCCAGGAGGCCCACACGCGACAGTACGAGTGCGTGACTGACCCCGAACACCGCGAGGCGGTCCGGGCCTTCGGCGAGGGCCGAGCGCCGGAGTTCGACCGGCCGCGCGAGTGA
- a CDS encoding isocitrate lyase/PEP mutase family protein produces MKSTTRFRQLIERPEVLPALGGYDALSATVAEQAGGEVVYMSGSSVSTSVHGGPDVGLTTMTEMVERARSMVEAVDVPVFCDADTGYGNPLNVARTVESYERAGVAGVHIEDQTFPKRCGHFEGTDVVPVEEMEQKLRAATDARTDDDFVVIARTDARATAGLDAAIERGYAYADAGADVLFVEALRSEAELRRVAETVGGEVPLLANMTEGGKTPLYAAEEFEAFGYDVVLYPATGFKAAAKALQDVYREILTTGTQEGVMDRLLSWSERNELTGLDAVTEREQRYATDDSDAA; encoded by the coding sequence ATGAAATCGACGACCCGATTCCGGCAGTTGATCGAGAGACCCGAGGTCCTCCCCGCGCTGGGTGGCTACGACGCCCTGTCGGCGACGGTGGCCGAACAGGCCGGCGGCGAAGTCGTCTACATGAGCGGCTCCTCGGTGTCGACGTCCGTCCACGGCGGCCCGGACGTCGGACTGACGACGATGACCGAGATGGTCGAGCGGGCGCGCTCGATGGTCGAAGCCGTCGACGTCCCGGTGTTCTGTGACGCCGACACGGGGTACGGCAACCCCCTCAACGTCGCCCGGACGGTCGAGTCGTACGAGCGCGCGGGCGTCGCCGGGGTCCACATCGAGGACCAGACGTTCCCCAAGCGGTGCGGCCACTTCGAGGGGACGGACGTCGTTCCGGTCGAGGAGATGGAGCAGAAACTCCGCGCTGCGACCGACGCCCGAACCGACGACGACTTCGTCGTCATCGCCCGCACCGACGCCCGAGCGACGGCCGGTCTCGACGCCGCCATCGAGCGGGGGTACGCGTACGCCGACGCGGGTGCGGACGTCCTGTTCGTCGAGGCGCTCCGCTCGGAGGCGGAACTCCGGCGCGTGGCGGAGACGGTCGGCGGCGAGGTGCCGCTCCTCGCGAACATGACCGAGGGCGGGAAGACGCCGCTGTACGCCGCCGAGGAGTTCGAGGCGTTCGGGTACGACGTCGTCCTCTACCCGGCGACCGGGTTCAAGGCCGCCGCGAAGGCGCTGCAGGACGTCTACCGTGAGATTCTGACGACGGGAACGCAGGAGGGAGTGATGGACCGACTGCTCTCGTGGAGCGAGAGAAACGAACTCACCGGACTCGACGCCGTGACCGAGCGCGAACAGCGGTACGCGACCGACGACTCGGACGCGGCCTGA
- a CDS encoding 2-methylaconitate cis-trans isomerase PrpF family protein → METPRDSELQGRVDGLLMRGGTSKGLFVRKSDLPLSPDDESFDDLLFELYGSPDPLQVDGIGGSHSHTSKIMMVSRSEREDADIEYTFGGVGIENPVIEWGGNCGNLTAAVGGFAVLENLVEATEPVTTVRLYNTNADALVEQEVPVSNGEPDVYGDYAIDGVPGTGARVDSHFIDPAGGVLDALLPTGNAVDTITVDGDDIDVSIVDVTNVVAFVRAADIGLDGTELPAELESDPAIMDRLERIRGQVCVELGLVDAPEDALYEYPIFPHIAFVSEPQSYECSVDKTVDESDIDITARVISMQSPHHAYAMTSGLCLGAAVRLPGTIPNEFVRNPDAEWTTLGHPKGTMSVGATVTLDGDDPTVERVSIGRTLRPIMWGSVYYRYIDALDDLR, encoded by the coding sequence ATGGAAACCCCTCGGGACAGCGAGCTTCAAGGCCGAGTCGACGGACTGTTGATGCGCGGCGGGACCAGCAAGGGACTGTTCGTCCGGAAGTCCGACCTGCCGCTCAGCCCCGACGACGAGTCGTTCGACGACCTGCTCTTCGAACTGTACGGCTCGCCCGACCCGCTGCAGGTCGACGGTATCGGCGGGTCGCACTCGCACACGAGCAAGATCATGATGGTCTCGCGGTCAGAGCGCGAGGACGCGGACATCGAGTACACGTTCGGCGGCGTCGGCATCGAGAACCCTGTCATCGAGTGGGGCGGCAACTGCGGGAACCTCACGGCGGCCGTCGGCGGCTTCGCCGTCCTCGAGAACCTCGTCGAGGCGACCGAACCGGTGACGACCGTTCGGCTGTACAACACGAACGCCGACGCGCTCGTCGAGCAGGAGGTCCCCGTTTCGAACGGCGAACCGGACGTCTACGGCGACTACGCCATCGACGGCGTCCCCGGGACGGGCGCGCGGGTCGACTCGCACTTCATCGACCCGGCCGGCGGCGTCCTCGACGCGCTCTTGCCCACCGGCAACGCCGTCGACACCATCACCGTCGACGGCGACGACATCGACGTCTCCATCGTCGACGTGACGAACGTCGTCGCGTTCGTCCGCGCGGCGGACATCGGTCTCGACGGGACCGAACTCCCGGCCGAACTGGAGAGCGACCCGGCGATCATGGACCGACTGGAACGCATCAGGGGGCAGGTGTGCGTCGAACTCGGCCTCGTCGACGCGCCCGAGGACGCGCTGTACGAGTACCCCATCTTCCCGCACATCGCGTTCGTCTCCGAACCGCAGTCGTACGAGTGCTCGGTCGACAAGACGGTCGACGAGAGCGACATCGACATCACGGCGCGCGTCATCAGCATGCAGAGCCCCCACCACGCGTACGCCATGACGAGCGGACTCTGTCTCGGGGCGGCCGTGCGACTCCCCGGGACGATTCCCAACGAGTTCGTCCGCAACCCCGACGCAGAGTGGACGACGCTCGGCCACCCGAAGGGAACGATGTCCGTCGGCGCGACTGTGACGCTGGACGGCGACGACCCGACGGTCGAGCGCGTCTCCATCGGGCGGACGCTCCGTCCGATCATGTGGGGCTCCGTCTACTACCGGTACATCGACGCACTCGACGACCTTCGGTGA
- a CDS encoding isocitrate lyase/PEP mutase family protein has product MHYGRALRARLARDDILVTPDVHDPLSAKVVASTGLYEAVKLTGSGSAVSRAGVPDAGLITMTEMVDHAKHTQEAVDIPVIADADNGYGNATNVVRTVREYIKSGVAGIHIEDQTFPKRNGDVKGVEVIPLEEAVGKVEAAVDVRDERDPDFVVIARTDVRRTANGTIDDAIERANAFADVGADVVFVKVPATREEARRVGSEVDARLLFPCSGTAPRLEPRELEAMGWDVVLYGRLVMTATVLAIRETVARFHDEGVGVLLENEERFAEEFDSVHELAGMPEIAALERRYLPEDALDKYEGATGHDIG; this is encoded by the coding sequence ATGCACTACGGGCGAGCACTCAGAGCGCGGTTGGCACGGGACGACATCCTGGTGACCCCCGACGTCCACGACCCGTTGAGCGCGAAAGTCGTCGCGTCGACCGGGCTGTACGAGGCCGTCAAACTCACCGGCTCTGGGAGTGCTGTCTCCCGCGCCGGCGTCCCCGACGCGGGCCTCATCACGATGACCGAGATGGTCGACCACGCGAAGCACACCCAGGAGGCGGTCGACATCCCCGTCATCGCCGACGCCGACAACGGCTACGGCAACGCGACGAACGTCGTGCGGACGGTCCGCGAGTACATCAAATCGGGCGTCGCCGGAATCCACATCGAGGACCAGACGTTCCCGAAGCGCAACGGCGACGTGAAAGGCGTCGAGGTGATTCCGCTCGAAGAGGCCGTCGGCAAGGTCGAAGCCGCCGTCGACGTCCGGGACGAACGGGACCCCGACTTCGTCGTCATCGCCCGCACCGACGTCCGGCGGACGGCGAACGGGACGATCGACGACGCCATCGAGCGGGCGAACGCCTTCGCCGACGTCGGCGCGGACGTGGTCTTCGTCAAGGTACCGGCGACCCGCGAGGAGGCCCGGCGCGTCGGCAGCGAGGTCGACGCCCGGTTGCTCTTTCCCTGTTCGGGGACCGCCCCTCGGCTCGAACCGCGGGAACTCGAAGCGATGGGGTGGGACGTCGTGCTCTACGGCCGGCTCGTGATGACGGCGACCGTCCTCGCGATTCGCGAGACCGTCGCGCGATTCCACGACGAGGGCGTGGGCGTGTTGCTCGAAAACGAAGAGCGGTTCGCCGAGGAGTTCGACAGCGTCCACGAACTCGCCGGCATGCCCGAAATCGCCGCGCTCGAACGTCGCTACCTCCCCGAGGACGCACTCGACAAGTACGAGGGGGCGACCGGACACGACATCGGGTAA
- a CDS encoding amidohydrolase family protein, protein MTEIIDCFGHIMPQSVYEKLKEIHPTEAIAAHDEPYFYDVDQRLADMDEFGIDKQVLTLASPPSWLGADPEAALPVVRHANEEIRRIADEHPDRFIPVGTLPFLSGEYLDEFERCIDGLDMAGIQIFSNVDGAPLDSDEFEPFYDAVESRGVPLWMHPQLADYGVTGDSTFYAKVFGWLLDTSVALSRLVFSGVMDRHPDLNLIAHHMCAMVPHFSARIETFYEAREFYPHTDWAELSEPVESYFKRFYGDTVLNGSVSALHCGYEFFGAEHILFGSDYPYGPDHGRLWLGDTESIREMDLTEDESEKILGGNLRSLIA, encoded by the coding sequence ATGACAGAGATTATCGACTGTTTTGGTCACATTATGCCGCAGTCAGTGTACGAAAAATTGAAAGAAATTCACCCGACGGAGGCGATCGCGGCCCACGACGAACCCTACTTCTACGACGTCGACCAGCGGCTGGCGGATATGGACGAATTCGGGATCGACAAGCAGGTACTGACGCTCGCGTCGCCGCCCTCGTGGCTCGGAGCGGACCCCGAAGCGGCGCTCCCAGTAGTCAGGCACGCGAACGAGGAGATCCGCCGAATCGCCGACGAGCACCCAGACCGATTCATTCCGGTCGGGACGCTTCCGTTCCTGTCGGGTGAATATCTGGACGAGTTCGAGCGGTGTATCGACGGCCTCGACATGGCGGGAATTCAGATCTTCTCGAACGTCGATGGCGCACCGCTCGACTCCGACGAGTTCGAACCGTTCTACGACGCGGTCGAGTCCAGGGGAGTCCCGCTCTGGATGCATCCACAACTAGCCGACTACGGCGTGACCGGCGATTCGACGTTCTACGCCAAGGTGTTCGGGTGGTTGCTGGACACGAGCGTCGCGCTCTCTCGGCTGGTGTTCAGTGGCGTGATGGACCGACACCCCGACCTCAACCTCATCGCCCATCACATGTGTGCGATGGTCCCTCACTTCTCCGCCCGGATCGAGACGTTCTACGAGGCGCGAGAGTTCTATCCACACACCGACTGGGCGGAGCTTTCAGAGCCGGTCGAATCGTACTTCAAACGCTTCTACGGCGACACGGTACTGAACGGGTCCGTGTCGGCCCTGCACTGCGGGTACGAGTTCTTCGGGGCCGAACACATTCTCTTCGGGTCGGACTATCCGTACGGTCCGGACCACGGTCGGCTTTGGCTAGGCGACACGGAGAGCATTCGTGAGATGGACCTGACCGAAGACGAGTCAGAGAAGATACTCGGTGGGAATCTCCGGTCGCTCATCGCGTAA
- a CDS encoding substrate-binding domain-containing protein, giving the protein MTRERLSFACDLNLLTWPVYEGLVEPDGIDLNFIAPNDVVSIFKRMIRHQEFECSEMSMSSYLMACDRDAPQFTAIPVFPSRVFRHGFIFVNADSDITEPADLHGAAVGVPSYTMTAALWARGILQHEYDVHPGDVTWYQASPQGTAADDPLAFDYPEGVTVDQIPDGQTLSSLLAEGHLDALVSPKVPESYDGEHVRRLFPDYRDVEAEYYDRTGHFPIMHTIVVRDDVLAENPWIASELTALFDRAKDVVFEELRETSQRRLSIPWVYHALEDAEARMGEDFWPYGVAENENTLETMATFAYEQGFTSETVSVDDLFAPNCY; this is encoded by the coding sequence ATGACTCGAGAACGACTCTCCTTCGCCTGTGACCTGAACCTGCTGACCTGGCCCGTGTACGAGGGACTGGTCGAACCCGACGGGATCGATCTGAACTTCATCGCACCGAACGACGTCGTTTCGATCTTCAAGCGGATGATTCGCCACCAGGAGTTCGAGTGTTCGGAGATGTCCATGTCGTCGTACCTGATGGCGTGTGACCGAGACGCCCCGCAGTTCACGGCGATTCCCGTCTTCCCATCGCGCGTCTTTCGACACGGGTTCATCTTCGTCAACGCCGACAGCGACATCACGGAACCGGCAGACCTCCACGGTGCCGCCGTCGGGGTTCCGAGTTACACGATGACGGCAGCGCTCTGGGCACGCGGGATTCTGCAGCACGAGTACGACGTTCATCCCGGTGACGTGACGTGGTATCAGGCGAGTCCGCAGGGAACCGCAGCGGACGACCCGCTCGCCTTCGACTACCCCGAGGGGGTCACCGTCGACCAGATACCGGACGGACAGACGCTCTCGAGCTTGCTCGCCGAGGGCCACCTGGACGCGCTCGTATCCCCGAAGGTCCCGGAGTCGTACGACGGTGAACACGTACGTCGCCTCTTCCCGGACTATCGAGACGTCGAGGCGGAGTACTACGACCGGACGGGTCACTTCCCGATTATGCACACCATCGTCGTCCGTGACGACGTCCTCGCCGAGAACCCCTGGATCGCCAGTGAACTGACGGCCCTCTTCGACCGCGCGAAGGACGTGGTGTTCGAGGAACTGCGGGAAACGAGCCAGCGCCGACTCTCGATTCCCTGGGTCTACCACGCGCTGGAGGACGCCGAGGCACGGATGGGTGAAGACTTCTGGCCGTACGGCGTCGCGGAGAACGAGAACACTCTCGAGACGATGGCTACCTTCGCCTACGAGCAGGGGTTCACCTCGGAGACAGTCTCGGTCGACGACCTCTTCGCGCCGAACTGTTACTGA
- a CDS encoding aspartate dehydrogenase, whose translation MYDRNPDRVDDALRSTDGVDETARYDDPLALADTCDVVVECAGHSAVERYAVPLLETGTDLLALSVGALADADLHEAIVRTAVASGARFEVPSGALAGVDAIKGAAVHGQLDEVVFVTIKPPAGLAGAPYIEEHDVDLAAIEEKRLVFEGSAREAAPAFPANINVAMALSLAGLGADDTVVKIFADPDETDNVHRIEARGGAGSMAFAFHTHPHPANPRTSYIAALSTIASLRRRTAPLVVGT comes from the coding sequence GTGTACGACCGCAACCCCGACCGAGTCGACGACGCGCTCCGGTCGACTGACGGCGTCGACGAGACTGCCCGCTACGACGACCCGCTGGCCCTGGCCGACACGTGTGACGTCGTGGTCGAGTGTGCGGGCCACAGCGCAGTGGAGCGGTACGCCGTCCCGCTCCTCGAGACCGGGACGGACCTGCTGGCCCTGAGCGTCGGTGCACTGGCCGACGCCGACCTCCACGAGGCCATCGTTCGGACGGCCGTCGCGTCGGGTGCGCGATTCGAGGTCCCCTCGGGTGCGCTCGCCGGGGTCGACGCCATCAAGGGCGCCGCCGTTCACGGCCAACTCGACGAGGTCGTCTTCGTCACTATCAAACCTCCCGCCGGTCTCGCCGGCGCACCCTACATCGAGGAACACGACGTCGACCTGGCGGCTATCGAGGAGAAGCGACTCGTCTTCGAGGGGTCCGCTCGAGAGGCCGCTCCCGCGTTTCCGGCGAACATCAACGTGGCGATGGCGCTGAGCCTCGCGGGGCTCGGTGCGGACGACACCGTCGTGAAGATCTTCGCAGACCCCGACGAAACGGACAACGTCCACCGTATCGAAGCGCGCGGCGGAGCAGGGTCGATGGCGTTCGCGTTTCACACGCACCCACACCCTGCCAACCCGAGGACGAGCTACATCGCGGCCCTCTCTACGATCGCATCGCTCCGGCGCCGCACCGCCCCGCTCGTCGTCGGCACCTGA